Proteins found in one Triticum urartu cultivar G1812 chromosome 4, Tu2.1, whole genome shotgun sequence genomic segment:
- the LOC125554027 gene encoding type IV inositol polyphosphate 5-phosphatase 9-like, protein MLENQSQAEVLWPRLVANKLFRKPSGSHAFVADFPAAAGAAEEEFDACGSPDADAQRCVKRPRPQQRNKTLKYRLFASTWNVGGVAPPDDLDLSDWLDTRNGTYDIYVLGFQEVVPLRARNVLGADKNRIGMRWNELVRAALNRSSPSPSPGATGGGEKQKVHPVRDGAGGLQSRDFRCVVSKQMVGILLTVWVRGDLRRFVRRPSVSCVGCGVMGCLGNKGAVSVRFWLRDTSFCFVCCHLASGGREGDEAHRNADAAEILRRTSFPRRHCSSSSPSLASPHKILDHE, encoded by the exons ATGCTGGAGAATCAGAGCCAGGCGGAG GTTCTGTGGCCGAGGCTGGTGGCCAACAAGCTCTTCAGGAAGCCCTCCGGGAGCCACGCCTTCGTCGCCGACTTCCCCGCGGCCGCCGGCGCCGCGGAGGAGGAGTTCGACGCGTGCGGCAGCCCCGACGCCGACGCGCAGCGCTGCGTGAAGCGCCCGCGGCCGCAGCAGCGGAACAAGACGCTCAAGTACAG GCTGTTCGCCAGCACGTGGAACGTCGGCGGCGTGGCGCCACCGGACGACCTCGACCTGTCCGACTGGCTCGACACCAGGAACGGCACCTACGACATCTACGTCCTCGG ATTTCAGGAGGTGGTGCCGCTGAGAGCGCGGAACGTGCTGGGCGCGGACAAGAACCGCATCGGCATGCGGTGGAACGAGCTCGTGCGGGCCGCGCTGAACcggtcgtcgccgtcgccgtcgccgggCGCCACCGGGGGAGGGGAGAAGCAGAAGGTGCACCCGGTGAGGGACGGCGCCGGCGGCCTGCAGTCGCGTGACTTCCGGTGCGTGGTGAGCAAGCAGATGGTGGGCATCCTGCTCACCGTCTGGGTCCGCGGCGACCTCCGCCGCTTCGTCCGCCGCCCCAGCGTCTCCTGCGTCGGCTGCGGCGTCATGGGCTGCCTCGGCAACAAG GGTGCCGTGTCCGTGAGGTTTTGGCTGCGTGACACGAGCTTCTGCTTCGTGTGCTGCCACCTCGCGTCCGGCGGCAGGGAGGGCGACGAGGCGCACCGCAACGCCGACGCGGCGGAGATCCTCCGGCGGACGAGCTTCCCGCGGCGCcactgctcctcctcctccccgtcGCTCGCCTCGCCCCACAAGATTCTAGATCACGAGTAA